In Archocentrus centrarchus isolate MPI-CPG fArcCen1 chromosome 24, fArcCen1, whole genome shotgun sequence, one DNA window encodes the following:
- the tmem63a gene encoding CSC1-like protein 1 isoform X1, with protein sequence MSSSWWEPEPPRVANGTSPPGFLEDTDCFNSSQSTVLAGLEFGGVPVVLLIDFCVFVALLFLFFIIRKHFWDYGRLALVTDNEGFTGSSHRRYGRMTSTGSNAEDPEYDFGFCSWLQYFFTLDDGKIKAKCGMDAVHYLSFQRHLIVLLVILTVLSICVILPVNMTGDLLKNETQKFGQTTIGNLQKGSNLLWLHTVFAVVYLILTALLLQRHVSQMKGMRRETARNTLFVCSLPKEATEEDIKTHFAEAYPSCQVCTVTLAYDVAKLMYLDKERIHAGKNLWYYEHVLNKKGQRVFITPRMCGHLCCCTSCVKVDAIEYYRGKERLLLEEVRQQAEEAPQRPLGIAFVTLQNEAMAKYILKDFNAVECGNKNCCCGVQRQPSSKSEILKVNKWRVGFAPHPKNVYWENLSVRGFCWYLRYVMLNVFLFILLTLFTTPTIIINIMDKFNVTKPIYYLNSPVISQFFPTLLLWTFSALLPTIVYYSTLGEAHWSRSSEQLSMMRKLYFFLLFMVLLLPSLGLTSLAVFFRWLFDKTFLSGGKLRFECVFLPDQGAFFVNYVIAAALVGSGMELLRLPGLLLYMSRMMIARSAAERKYVRENQAYEFEYGAMYGWILCLFTVIMAYSIICPIIMPFGLLYMSLKYLVDRYNLYFAYLSARIDRQVHLEAVNQALGAPIICLIWLYFFSVLRTGFWTPTSLFTLVILCITILISLSYTCFGFFKYLSPLNYVVKEEDEDPAEGVDENALVYLPRVLDPKSPASIPQSGNQQQQSYGSLDDTTAHSFRAEDKNMEDSKSESSPRSKDADLS encoded by the exons ATGTCATCGTCGTGGTGGGAGCCAGAGCCCCCACGGGTCGCAAATGGTACCTCTCCCCCTGGCTTCCTGGAAGACACCGACTGCTTCAACTCCTCACAGAGCACGGTCCTAGCAGGACTCGAATTTGGAGGAGTGCCAGTTGTCCTGCTGATCGacttctgtgtctttgtg GCACTGCTGTTCCTCTTCTTCATTATCAGGAAGCATTTCTGGGACTACGGCCGTTTAGCTTTGGTCACAGACAATGAAGG GTTCACTGGCTCATCACACCGCCGCTATGGACGTATGACATCCACTGGATCCAACGCAGAGGACCCCGAGTATGACTTT GGATTCTGTTCTTGGCTGCAGTACTTCTTCACACTAGA TGATGGAAAGATAAAAGCCAAGTGCGGCATGGATGCTGTTCACTACCTGTCCTTCCAGCGTCATCTGATTGTCCTGTTGGTGATCCTCACTGTTTTGTCCATCTGTGTCATACTGCCTGTCAACATGACTGGAGACCTTCTGA aaaatgaaacacagaAGTTTGGACAGACAACTATTGGGAATCTTCAAAAGGG AAGCAACCTGCTATGGCTGCACACAGTGTTCGCAGTTGTCTACCTGATTCTGACAGCATTACTGCTGCAGCGTCACGTGTCACAAATGAAGGGCATGCGCAGAGAGACA GCCAGAAAcaccttgtttgtgtgttcactCCCTAAAGAAGCAACAGAAGAAGATATAAAGACCCATTTTGC AGAGGCGTACCCTTCCTGTCAAGTGTGTACTGTCACCTTGGCATATGACGTGGCCAAACTCATGTACCTTGATAAGGAAAG AATACATGCTGGAAAAAACCTGTGGTACTACGAGCATGTCCTAAATAAAAAAGGACAACGTGTGTTCATCACTCCCCGTATGTGTGGCCATTTATGTTGCTGCACCAGCTGTGTCAAG GTTGATGCCATAGAGTATTATCGTGGGAAAGAAAGGCTCCTGCTGGAAGAGGTGAGACAACAGGCAGAAGAAgctccacagcgccccctggGGATTGCTTTTGTCACCTTACAGAATGAGGCTATGGCCAAATA cattctgaaAGACTTCAATGCAGTCGAGTGTGGTAATAAGAACTGCTGTTGTGGAGTTCAGCGCCAGCCATCATCCAAAAGCGAAATCCTGAAAGTGAACAAGTGGCGGGTCGGTTTTGCACCACATCCCAAGAATGTGTATTG GGAAAATCTCTCAGTGCGGGGTTTTTGCTGGTACCTTCGCTATGTGATGCTAAATGTATTCCTTTTCATCCTGCTGACCTTATTCACGACCCCCACCATCATTATCAACATCATGGACAAGTTTAACGTGACCAAGCCCATCTACTATCTCAAT agTCCCGTCATCAGTCAGTTCTTCCCCACGCTCCTGCTGTGGACCTTCTCTGCGCTGCTGCCCACAATAGTGTACTATTCTACACTGGGAGAGGCACACTGGAGCAG GTCCAGTGAGCAGCTGAGCATGATGCGTAAGCTctacttttttctactcttcatGGTACTTCTCCTCCCCTCACTCGGACTCaccag tctTGCAGTGTTCTTCCGCTGGCTGTTTGACAAAACATTTCTCTCTGGTGGGAAACTGAGATTTGA gtgtgtgtttttacccgaCCAAGGGGCATTTTTTGTCAATTACGTGATTGCAGCAGCCCTCGTGGGCTCTGGGATGGAGTTGTTGCGGTTGCCAGGGTTACTGCTTTACATGAGCCGTATGATGATTGCGCGCTCTGCTGCTGAAAGAAAATACGTCAGAGAG AATCAGGCCTATGAGTTTGAATACGGAGCCATGTACGGCTGGATCCTTTGTCTGTTTACTGTGATCATGGCTTACAGCATCATTTGTCCTATAATAATGCCTTTTG GTCTCCTGTACATGTCGCTGAAATACCTGGTGGACAGATACAACCTGTACTTTGCTTACCTGTCTGCTAGAATAGACCGCCAGGTTCACTTAGAAGCTGTGAATCAAGCTCTGGGCGCGCCCATCATCTGCCTAATATggctttactttttttctgtccttaGAACAG GCTTCTggacacccacatctctgttcACCTTGGTGATCCTGTGTATCACCATTTTGATCTCTCTCAGCTACACTTGCTTTGGCTTTTTCAAGTACCTCAGTCCACTCAACTATGTG GTcaaggaggaggacgaggatcCAGCAGAGGGCGTGGACGAAAACGCTTTG GTTTACCTTCCCAGAGTGCTTGACCCTAAATCACCTGCCAGCATCCCGCAAAGTGgtaatcagcagcagcagtcttaTGGTTCTTTGGATGACACCACAGCACACAGCTTCAGAgcagaagacaaaaacatggaagattccaaaagtgagtcaagcCCTCGAAGTAAAGATGCTGATTTGTCTTGA
- the tmem63a gene encoding CSC1-like protein 1 isoform X2, with protein sequence MTSTGSNAEDPEYDFGFCSWLQYFFTLDDGKIKAKCGMDAVHYLSFQRHLIVLLVILTVLSICVILPVNMTGDLLKNETQKFGQTTIGNLQKGSNLLWLHTVFAVVYLILTALLLQRHVSQMKGMRRETARNTLFVCSLPKEATEEDIKTHFAEAYPSCQVCTVTLAYDVAKLMYLDKERIHAGKNLWYYEHVLNKKGQRVFITPRMCGHLCCCTSCVKVDAIEYYRGKERLLLEEVRQQAEEAPQRPLGIAFVTLQNEAMAKYILKDFNAVECGNKNCCCGVQRQPSSKSEILKVNKWRVGFAPHPKNVYWENLSVRGFCWYLRYVMLNVFLFILLTLFTTPTIIINIMDKFNVTKPIYYLNSPVISQFFPTLLLWTFSALLPTIVYYSTLGEAHWSRSSEQLSMMRKLYFFLLFMVLLLPSLGLTSLAVFFRWLFDKTFLSGGKLRFECVFLPDQGAFFVNYVIAAALVGSGMELLRLPGLLLYMSRMMIARSAAERKYVRENQAYEFEYGAMYGWILCLFTVIMAYSIICPIIMPFGLLYMSLKYLVDRYNLYFAYLSARIDRQVHLEAVNQALGAPIICLIWLYFFSVLRTGFWTPTSLFTLVILCITILISLSYTCFGFFKYLSPLNYVVKEEDEDPAEGVDENALVYLPRVLDPKSPASIPQSGNQQQQSYGSLDDTTAHSFRAEDKNMEDSKSESSPRSKDADLS encoded by the exons ATGACATCCACTGGATCCAACGCAGAGGACCCCGAGTATGACTTT GGATTCTGTTCTTGGCTGCAGTACTTCTTCACACTAGA TGATGGAAAGATAAAAGCCAAGTGCGGCATGGATGCTGTTCACTACCTGTCCTTCCAGCGTCATCTGATTGTCCTGTTGGTGATCCTCACTGTTTTGTCCATCTGTGTCATACTGCCTGTCAACATGACTGGAGACCTTCTGA aaaatgaaacacagaAGTTTGGACAGACAACTATTGGGAATCTTCAAAAGGG AAGCAACCTGCTATGGCTGCACACAGTGTTCGCAGTTGTCTACCTGATTCTGACAGCATTACTGCTGCAGCGTCACGTGTCACAAATGAAGGGCATGCGCAGAGAGACA GCCAGAAAcaccttgtttgtgtgttcactCCCTAAAGAAGCAACAGAAGAAGATATAAAGACCCATTTTGC AGAGGCGTACCCTTCCTGTCAAGTGTGTACTGTCACCTTGGCATATGACGTGGCCAAACTCATGTACCTTGATAAGGAAAG AATACATGCTGGAAAAAACCTGTGGTACTACGAGCATGTCCTAAATAAAAAAGGACAACGTGTGTTCATCACTCCCCGTATGTGTGGCCATTTATGTTGCTGCACCAGCTGTGTCAAG GTTGATGCCATAGAGTATTATCGTGGGAAAGAAAGGCTCCTGCTGGAAGAGGTGAGACAACAGGCAGAAGAAgctccacagcgccccctggGGATTGCTTTTGTCACCTTACAGAATGAGGCTATGGCCAAATA cattctgaaAGACTTCAATGCAGTCGAGTGTGGTAATAAGAACTGCTGTTGTGGAGTTCAGCGCCAGCCATCATCCAAAAGCGAAATCCTGAAAGTGAACAAGTGGCGGGTCGGTTTTGCACCACATCCCAAGAATGTGTATTG GGAAAATCTCTCAGTGCGGGGTTTTTGCTGGTACCTTCGCTATGTGATGCTAAATGTATTCCTTTTCATCCTGCTGACCTTATTCACGACCCCCACCATCATTATCAACATCATGGACAAGTTTAACGTGACCAAGCCCATCTACTATCTCAAT agTCCCGTCATCAGTCAGTTCTTCCCCACGCTCCTGCTGTGGACCTTCTCTGCGCTGCTGCCCACAATAGTGTACTATTCTACACTGGGAGAGGCACACTGGAGCAG GTCCAGTGAGCAGCTGAGCATGATGCGTAAGCTctacttttttctactcttcatGGTACTTCTCCTCCCCTCACTCGGACTCaccag tctTGCAGTGTTCTTCCGCTGGCTGTTTGACAAAACATTTCTCTCTGGTGGGAAACTGAGATTTGA gtgtgtgtttttacccgaCCAAGGGGCATTTTTTGTCAATTACGTGATTGCAGCAGCCCTCGTGGGCTCTGGGATGGAGTTGTTGCGGTTGCCAGGGTTACTGCTTTACATGAGCCGTATGATGATTGCGCGCTCTGCTGCTGAAAGAAAATACGTCAGAGAG AATCAGGCCTATGAGTTTGAATACGGAGCCATGTACGGCTGGATCCTTTGTCTGTTTACTGTGATCATGGCTTACAGCATCATTTGTCCTATAATAATGCCTTTTG GTCTCCTGTACATGTCGCTGAAATACCTGGTGGACAGATACAACCTGTACTTTGCTTACCTGTCTGCTAGAATAGACCGCCAGGTTCACTTAGAAGCTGTGAATCAAGCTCTGGGCGCGCCCATCATCTGCCTAATATggctttactttttttctgtccttaGAACAG GCTTCTggacacccacatctctgttcACCTTGGTGATCCTGTGTATCACCATTTTGATCTCTCTCAGCTACACTTGCTTTGGCTTTTTCAAGTACCTCAGTCCACTCAACTATGTG GTcaaggaggaggacgaggatcCAGCAGAGGGCGTGGACGAAAACGCTTTG GTTTACCTTCCCAGAGTGCTTGACCCTAAATCACCTGCCAGCATCCCGCAAAGTGgtaatcagcagcagcagtcttaTGGTTCTTTGGATGACACCACAGCACACAGCTTCAGAgcagaagacaaaaacatggaagattccaaaagtgagtcaagcCCTCGAAGTAAAGATGCTGATTTGTCTTGA